A stretch of Myceligenerans xiligouense DNA encodes these proteins:
- the thrS gene encoding threonine--tRNA ligase has protein sequence MSDVASPPTHQDLTPGDVTATEATTTTTVPTTGADLYGDRKDVVVVRVDGTLWDLDREIPSGAVVEPVTVDEPDGLDVLRHSAAHVLAQAVQQINPDAKLGIGPPVKDGFYYDFDVAEPFTPEDLKALDKAMARIIKEGQTFRRRVVTEEEARAELAGEPYKLELIGIKGTSSEEDLDEDGASVEVGGGELTIYENVRGAGRESETVVWKDLCRGPHLPTTKILGNGVKLMRSAAAYWRGSEKNPMLQRVYGTAWPSKEELKAYQERLAEAERRDHRRLGTEMDLFSFPDEIGSGLPVFHPKGGVIKRVMEDYVRQRHIEEGFEYVGTPHISKEGLFHTSGHLPYYADTMFPPMDLEGSEYRLKAMNCPMHNLIFRSRGRSYRELPLRLFEFGSVYRYEKSGVVQGLTRVRGLTQDDSHSYVTPEQAPAEVQHLLDFMLSLLKDFGLTDFYLEISTRDDSKPGKFVGSDEDWAVATKVLQDVATETGLELVPDPGGAAFYGPKISVQAKDAIGRTWQLGTVQYDFNQPEGFGLEYTAPDGTKQRPVMIHSAKFGSIERFMGVLIEHYAGQFPVWLAPVQVLAVPVAEAFDDYLKDVVAQLKARGIRAEIDLSDDRFAKKIRNASKQKVPFTLIAGGEDAEAGAVSFRFRDGTQENGVPVAEAIEKIAAAIRDRAQV, from the coding sequence GTGTCCGACGTCGCATCGCCGCCCACCCATCAGGACCTCACCCCCGGTGACGTCACCGCGACGGAGGCGACGACGACGACCACGGTGCCTACCACCGGTGCCGACCTCTACGGTGACCGCAAGGACGTCGTGGTCGTGCGGGTCGACGGCACCCTGTGGGACCTGGATCGCGAGATCCCGAGCGGCGCCGTCGTCGAGCCGGTCACGGTCGACGAGCCCGACGGCCTCGACGTCCTGCGCCACTCGGCGGCCCACGTGCTCGCCCAGGCCGTCCAGCAGATCAACCCCGACGCGAAGCTCGGCATCGGCCCGCCCGTCAAGGACGGCTTCTACTACGACTTCGACGTCGCCGAGCCGTTCACGCCGGAGGACCTCAAGGCCCTGGACAAGGCGATGGCCCGGATCATCAAGGAGGGCCAGACCTTCCGCCGTCGTGTCGTCACCGAGGAGGAGGCCCGCGCGGAACTCGCCGGCGAGCCGTACAAGCTCGAGCTCATCGGCATCAAGGGCACCAGCTCCGAGGAGGACCTGGACGAGGACGGCGCGAGCGTCGAGGTGGGCGGCGGCGAGCTGACCATCTACGAGAACGTGCGCGGGGCCGGGCGCGAGAGCGAGACCGTCGTCTGGAAGGACCTGTGCCGCGGCCCGCACCTGCCGACCACGAAGATCCTCGGCAACGGCGTGAAGCTCATGCGCTCCGCCGCGGCCTACTGGCGCGGCAGCGAGAAGAACCCGATGCTGCAGCGCGTCTACGGCACCGCCTGGCCCAGCAAGGAGGAGCTCAAGGCGTACCAGGAGCGCCTCGCGGAGGCCGAGCGTCGGGACCACCGCCGGCTCGGCACCGAGATGGACCTGTTCAGCTTCCCGGACGAGATCGGCTCGGGACTGCCCGTCTTCCACCCCAAGGGTGGCGTCATCAAGCGGGTCATGGAGGACTACGTCCGCCAGCGGCACATCGAGGAGGGGTTCGAGTACGTCGGCACCCCGCACATCAGCAAGGAGGGTCTGTTCCACACCTCCGGCCACCTGCCGTACTACGCGGACACGATGTTCCCGCCGATGGACCTCGAGGGGTCGGAGTACCGCCTCAAGGCGATGAACTGCCCCATGCACAACCTGATCTTCCGGTCGCGCGGCCGCTCCTACCGTGAGCTGCCGTTGCGCCTGTTCGAGTTCGGGTCGGTCTACCGGTACGAGAAGTCCGGCGTGGTGCAGGGCCTCACCCGGGTGCGCGGCCTGACGCAGGACGACTCGCACTCCTACGTCACCCCCGAGCAGGCGCCCGCCGAGGTGCAGCACCTGCTGGACTTCATGCTCAGCCTGCTCAAGGACTTCGGCCTGACCGACTTCTACCTGGAGATCTCCACGCGCGACGACTCCAAGCCGGGCAAGTTCGTCGGCTCGGACGAGGACTGGGCCGTCGCGACCAAGGTGCTGCAGGACGTCGCCACGGAGACCGGGCTCGAGCTCGTCCCGGACCCGGGCGGCGCCGCGTTCTACGGCCCGAAGATCTCGGTGCAGGCGAAGGACGCCATCGGGCGCACCTGGCAGCTCGGCACGGTGCAGTACGACTTCAACCAGCCCGAGGGTTTCGGCCTGGAGTACACCGCGCCGGACGGCACCAAGCAGCGCCCGGTGATGATCCACTCGGCGAAGTTCGGCTCGATCGAGCGGTTCATGGGCGTCCTGATCGAGCACTACGCCGGTCAGTTCCCGGTGTGGCTCGCGCCCGTGCAGGTGCTCGCCGTGCCGGTGGCCGAGGCGTTCGACGACTACCTGAAGGACGTCGTCGCGCAGCTCAAGGCCCGCGGCATCCGCGCCGAGATCGACCTGTCCGACGACCGCTTCGCCAAGAAGATCCGCAACGCCTCCAAGCAGAAGGTGCCCTTCACGCTCATCGCGGGCGGGGAGGACGCCGAGGCCGGCGCGGTCTCGTTCCGGTTCCGGGACGGCACCCAGGAGAACGGGGTGCCCGTCGCGGAGGCGATCGAGAAGATCGCCGCCGCGATCCGGGACCGTGCCCAGGTCTGA